A portion of the Paenibacillus marchantiae genome contains these proteins:
- a CDS encoding CHASE3 domain-containing protein, with protein sequence MSKKRRFTIRSKILLGYLVVVLLFGAVLLVLSAQIDASQKEIDFISHHDLEVHNLTNAIEKNVLNMETGQRGFMITGEESYLEPYTQAMTQWNSNYAQLYELVSDNPSQQKSLENIKSHIVRWIDVAGTASVALKRQGDQEKVIDFFHSDPGKSEIDLLRSQFETFRNTEMGLTESRVTELAERSSTLLTIMYTLWAVVAGLSVAAALVISGNIVKTLREVKQTITDISQGGNLTQRIVVRTHDEVGDLGQETNILLDTVQEQNRLKDQVANIATLLQNPTSLEGLSRLFLNQVAILLEAPYGVLYAMKENRLIRVAAYAADGEKERSLGKVSVAPGEGLVGQSAIEKRVLQMNDLPQNYIRISSGLGDASAASLTVAPVVFEGKTIAVIELASMKPIEPKETKLLTELIEIFGVSLHSTVTRMELQHLYDESQVLNEELQTQSEKLQAQTEEMVSQTEELHMQTEELHMLNERLELQKNAAETSASELAEVADQLRTSSGYKSEFLANMSHELRTPLNSMLILSEILAENKHQHLNSEEQKYASVIHASGKDLLNLINDILDLSKVEAGEMEVDLDDVYLGSLPEAMNQYFLKTAEQKGIDFRIQLQSPLPETIFSDEMRLHQILRNLLSNAFKFTNEGEVALTISRVSLSNPEGSGAETDVIAFSVSDTGIGISENKLLQIFDAFKQADGATARKYGGTGLGLSISQSLANLLGGSISATSREGQGSVFTLFLPLRREEPEVMQNSRLFLNEVAVTAPEINSASGMNSTKIEMLLTPLEESLLNGRQVLVVDDDIRNVYALANALEQYDMKVITAQNGYECLEMLESGEANPDIILMDIMMPELDGYETTRQIRDRLNLKKLPIIALTAKAMKEDRDKCIAAGASDYISKPLNMKEVLSRMKLWLSHETLGI encoded by the coding sequence TTGTCGAAAAAGAGAAGATTCACGATACGCTCCAAAATTCTATTGGGCTATCTAGTGGTTGTGTTGTTATTTGGTGCTGTTTTGCTGGTGTTATCTGCCCAAATTGATGCATCGCAGAAGGAAATCGATTTTATCAGCCACCACGACCTGGAAGTGCATAACCTGACCAACGCAATTGAGAAAAATGTTCTGAATATGGAAACAGGACAGCGGGGATTCATGATTACTGGGGAAGAAAGTTATTTGGAGCCATACACCCAAGCGATGACCCAATGGAACTCCAATTATGCCCAACTGTATGAGCTGGTTAGCGATAACCCATCCCAGCAGAAGAGCCTGGAGAACATCAAATCACATATTGTCCGCTGGATTGATGTTGCCGGAACAGCCTCGGTAGCCCTAAAAAGACAAGGGGATCAGGAGAAAGTTATTGATTTTTTCCATTCCGATCCGGGGAAAAGCGAAATTGATCTGTTACGGTCCCAGTTTGAAACCTTCCGCAACACAGAGATGGGCCTTACGGAGAGTCGGGTGACTGAGCTCGCCGAACGAAGCTCCACACTGCTTACGATTATGTACACCTTATGGGCTGTCGTTGCTGGACTATCTGTAGCCGCAGCGCTTGTCATTTCGGGTAATATCGTCAAAACCCTGCGTGAAGTCAAACAAACCATCACCGACATATCCCAAGGCGGCAATCTTACACAGCGTATTGTTGTCCGAACACATGATGAAGTCGGTGATTTGGGCCAAGAGACCAATATATTGCTGGACACGGTACAGGAACAGAATCGACTTAAGGATCAGGTTGCCAACATCGCCACGCTCCTGCAGAACCCTACGAGCCTGGAGGGACTGTCACGCTTGTTCCTAAACCAGGTCGCTATCCTGTTGGAAGCCCCGTATGGCGTGTTATATGCGATGAAAGAGAATCGTCTCATTCGTGTAGCTGCGTATGCAGCAGATGGCGAGAAAGAGCGTTCCCTTGGTAAAGTGTCCGTTGCACCGGGTGAGGGATTAGTTGGTCAGAGTGCAATTGAGAAGCGGGTTCTGCAAATGAACGACTTGCCTCAAAATTATATTCGTATCTCATCGGGTCTTGGTGATGCATCAGCTGCATCACTCACGGTAGCACCTGTGGTATTTGAAGGTAAAACGATAGCTGTAATCGAACTGGCTTCCATGAAGCCAATCGAACCTAAGGAAACAAAGCTGCTAACCGAACTGATCGAAATATTCGGGGTGTCGCTTCATTCCACCGTCACACGCATGGAATTACAGCATTTGTATGATGAATCCCAGGTACTGAATGAAGAATTGCAGACACAATCGGAGAAATTGCAGGCACAGACCGAAGAGATGGTGTCTCAGACGGAAGAGTTACATATGCAGACTGAAGAACTGCACATGTTGAACGAGCGTCTGGAACTGCAGAAAAATGCGGCTGAGACCTCTGCCAGTGAACTTGCAGAAGTAGCGGATCAGTTACGGACAAGCTCTGGTTACAAGTCTGAGTTCCTGGCGAATATGTCGCATGAACTGCGTACTCCGCTGAACAGTATGCTGATTCTGTCCGAGATTTTGGCTGAGAACAAGCATCAGCACTTAAACAGTGAAGAACAGAAATATGCTTCGGTGATCCATGCATCAGGCAAGGATCTGTTGAATCTGATTAACGATATTCTCGATCTTTCCAAAGTGGAGGCCGGGGAGATGGAAGTGGACTTGGATGATGTCTATCTTGGAAGCCTGCCCGAAGCGATGAATCAATATTTCCTGAAAACGGCTGAGCAAAAAGGAATTGATTTCCGTATTCAGCTTCAAAGCCCTCTGCCGGAAACGATTTTTTCCGACGAGATGCGGTTACATCAGATTCTGAGAAATTTGCTTTCCAACGCATTCAAATTCACTAATGAAGGAGAAGTGGCCTTAACTATTTCCAGAGTGAGTCTGTCCAATCCTGAAGGGAGCGGAGCAGAGACGGATGTTATAGCTTTCTCGGTTAGTGATACCGGAATTGGTATTTCGGAGAACAAACTGCTGCAGATCTTTGATGCATTCAAACAGGCCGATGGAGCCACAGCTCGAAAATACGGTGGAACCGGACTGGGACTGTCGATCTCTCAATCCCTTGCCAATCTGTTGGGAGGATCAATCTCGGCAACGAGCCGCGAAGGACAAGGAAGTGTCTTTACCCTATTCCTCCCGCTTAGAAGGGAAGAGCCTGAGGTTATGCAGAACTCCAGATTGTTCTTGAATGAGGTTGCTGTGACTGCTCCTGAAATAAACAGTGCTTCAGGAATGAATTCAACCAAAATCGAGATGTTGCTGACTCCACTTGAAGAATCATTATTGAATGGTCGTCAGGTTCTCGTTGTCGATGATGATATTCGAAATGTTTATGCCTTGGCAAATGCCCTTGAGCAGTATGACATGAAAGTGATAACAGCTCAGAATGGTTACGAGTGTCTGGAGATGTTAGAGAGCGGAGAAGCGAATCCAGATATTATCTTGATGGATATCATGATGCCAGAGTTGGATGGGTATGAGACCACTCGCCAGATCCGTGATAGATTGAATCTCAAGAAGCTCCCTATTATTGCTTTGACTGCCAAAGCCATGAAAGAAGATCGTGATAAATGTATCGCGGCAGGAGCTTCGGATTATATTAGCAAACCGCTCAATATGAAAGAGGTACTCTCCCGCATGAAATTATGGCTGAGTCATGAAACGTTGGGAATCTGA
- a CDS encoding PucR family transcriptional regulator → MQLTVKEALQVYPLSEARLVAGGEGTSRMMKSVNVMDAPDIADWIKSGELLFTTAFIMKDNETDALRLMRRLNERGCAGLGIKLGRFWQAIPQGIIEEADRLRLPLLELPFQFTFSDQMNALFKAEHERSNRLLHEVVQKQKKLMQFALQQQQHRNVFAELATVLNYPLAVIGSRGHVLYGSEGIAGDAVVQGWPWKSVMHRVKWNQGSCHRVPIKQNDEEYGFLLVFTDSALSLRAEEELFQQAADVLAFYMDMTYREHINPTVQDEMRTLLTQYLDNKMTVDELTKLSENKGVHLFQGTYQCVLITLEPSVFAEGKLLKQIHRELQYNPLMQFTASQHFQIEDGILSIYTCPTGRDYGEELSAFLLNRFGDVLAAQEAKGASAPRFWISKMKHEPKSLREAYQECLDTRQLARRFGMKDRALQFEMLEFAYVFQHVPDNIMENYCNKVLEPLLARDGDPNQVLMNTLESFIENDGLINEAAKQLFVHRNTVTYRMEKVGSLLQMDFKKTNDLLKLKLVFTFRKFVRDKTTARPYSQHY, encoded by the coding sequence ATGCAGCTCACGGTTAAAGAGGCTTTACAGGTATACCCGTTGTCTGAGGCCAGACTGGTTGCAGGTGGGGAAGGGACTTCGCGGATGATGAAATCCGTTAACGTCATGGACGCTCCAGATATAGCGGATTGGATCAAATCCGGAGAACTGCTGTTCACAACCGCGTTTATTATGAAAGACAATGAGACGGATGCACTTCGTTTGATGCGCCGCCTGAACGAACGTGGTTGTGCTGGGCTTGGCATTAAATTGGGCCGCTTCTGGCAGGCCATTCCGCAAGGGATTATCGAGGAAGCAGATCGACTGCGGTTACCGCTACTGGAACTGCCGTTTCAGTTTACATTTTCCGACCAGATGAATGCGTTATTCAAGGCTGAACATGAACGCAGCAATCGTTTACTGCACGAGGTGGTGCAAAAACAGAAAAAATTGATGCAGTTTGCATTGCAGCAGCAACAGCATCGGAATGTATTTGCCGAACTAGCTACCGTGTTGAATTATCCACTTGCGGTTATTGGCTCCCGCGGACATGTGCTCTATGGTAGCGAAGGTATTGCGGGAGATGCTGTAGTACAAGGTTGGCCTTGGAAATCCGTCATGCACCGAGTGAAATGGAATCAGGGAAGCTGCCACCGGGTACCCATCAAGCAGAATGATGAAGAATACGGATTTTTGCTCGTCTTCACAGACTCGGCGCTGTCACTTAGAGCGGAGGAAGAATTGTTTCAGCAGGCTGCGGATGTCCTGGCATTCTATATGGATATGACCTATCGAGAACACATTAACCCCACCGTTCAGGATGAGATGCGTACACTGCTAACCCAATATCTAGATAACAAAATGACGGTAGATGAACTCACCAAGCTCAGCGAGAATAAAGGCGTTCATCTATTTCAGGGGACCTACCAATGCGTGTTGATCACACTGGAACCGTCTGTTTTTGCAGAAGGAAAGCTGTTGAAGCAGATCCACCGTGAGTTGCAGTACAATCCGCTTATGCAATTCACGGCCTCACAGCATTTTCAGATCGAAGATGGCATACTATCCATCTATACCTGTCCAACGGGGAGGGATTATGGAGAGGAATTATCAGCATTCCTGCTTAATAGATTCGGTGACGTTCTTGCAGCACAGGAAGCCAAGGGAGCATCTGCACCGCGTTTCTGGATCAGCAAAATGAAGCATGAGCCGAAGTCGCTACGCGAAGCCTATCAGGAATGTCTGGATACCCGCCAACTGGCTCGCCGATTCGGTATGAAGGATCGGGCTCTCCAGTTTGAGATGCTGGAATTCGCCTATGTATTCCAACATGTTCCGGATAACATCATGGAGAATTACTGCAATAAAGTACTTGAGCCTTTACTGGCCAGGGACGGCGATCCCAATCAGGTGCTGATGAATACGTTGGAATCTTTTATCGAGAATGATGGACTCATTAACGAAGCTGCGAAGCAACTGTTTGTCCATCGGAACACCGTTACCTATCGGATGGAGAAAGTCGGAAGTTTGCTGCAAATGGACTTTAAGAAGACTAATGATTTGCTAAAATTAAAGCTCGTATTCACCTTCCGTAAGTTTGTGCGGGACAAAACTACGGCTAGGCCGTATTCGCAGCATTATTAA
- the pucL gene encoding factor-independent urate hydroxylase: MGDFIKLVNNWSITQFVHTFGGLFEESPWVAERSWPSRPFDSFEHMMNVMKNTVQTSDEKVKLQLLCNHPDLGARISMSSNSVQEQAGAGLNSLSPEQYHELSKLNKEYTSQFGFPFILAVKGHTAQSILESMRKRNRRGREEEFQTALKEVFKIASIRLEQWLVQIGHEHEFEFKPSEVKQRTMYYGKGDVWIYRSYAKPLTGIQPIPESPFTGRNNILFGLNIKVAVQGDEFLPSFIEGDNSRVVATDSMKNFILKHAADYYGATVEGFLAYVSRRFLETYPQMTKVQMTADQIPFEDVPVRREGSLRASELVFRYSQNDRATAAIEAQRKGNQVELSNHFSGVADIRLIKVKGSEFAGFVKDEHTTLPETWDRPLFIFLNINWRYEDPRDGMDDQRGRYVAAEQVRDVAAAVFHACRSASIQHLIYQIGLRLLRRFGQLSEVSFESNNRTWETVLEEVKEGEGKVFTEARPPYGFQGFSMTRDDLEADQRGSKREGEA, translated from the coding sequence ATGGGCGACTTCATTAAACTCGTTAACAACTGGTCTATCACACAGTTCGTGCATACGTTTGGCGGACTATTCGAAGAATCGCCTTGGGTGGCGGAGCGTTCCTGGCCTTCACGGCCATTTGACTCTTTTGAACACATGATGAATGTCATGAAGAACACAGTTCAGACATCCGATGAGAAGGTCAAGTTGCAGTTGCTTTGCAATCACCCGGATCTCGGTGCGCGGATCAGCATGAGCAGCAATTCTGTTCAAGAACAGGCTGGTGCAGGGCTTAATTCACTTTCGCCGGAGCAATATCACGAACTTAGTAAACTAAACAAAGAATATACAAGCCAATTCGGCTTTCCTTTTATATTGGCCGTGAAAGGTCACACAGCTCAGTCCATCCTGGAGTCCATGCGGAAGCGCAATCGGAGAGGAAGAGAGGAGGAATTCCAGACCGCCCTGAAGGAAGTGTTCAAGATTGCTTCCATTCGATTGGAACAGTGGCTGGTGCAGATTGGTCATGAACATGAGTTTGAATTTAAGCCATCCGAAGTAAAGCAACGGACCATGTATTACGGCAAAGGAGATGTATGGATATACCGCTCATACGCCAAACCGTTGACGGGTATTCAGCCCATCCCGGAATCTCCATTCACCGGACGGAATAATATCCTGTTCGGATTAAACATTAAAGTAGCCGTGCAAGGCGACGAATTTCTGCCTTCTTTTATCGAAGGAGATAACTCTCGCGTCGTTGCAACGGATTCAATGAAGAATTTCATCCTGAAACATGCTGCGGATTACTACGGAGCTACGGTGGAGGGTTTTCTCGCTTACGTTAGCCGACGTTTTCTGGAGACATATCCGCAGATGACCAAAGTGCAAATGACGGCAGATCAGATTCCTTTTGAAGATGTGCCTGTTCGCAGAGAAGGAAGCCTTCGTGCAAGCGAGCTGGTATTCCGTTATTCCCAGAATGATCGCGCGACGGCTGCAATTGAAGCGCAGCGAAAAGGAAATCAGGTTGAACTGAGCAATCATTTCAGTGGTGTCGCAGATATCAGGCTGATTAAGGTCAAAGGCAGTGAATTTGCCGGTTTCGTCAAGGATGAGCACACCACCTTACCCGAGACATGGGACCGTCCACTGTTCATTTTCCTGAATATCAATTGGCGTTACGAAGACCCGAGAGATGGCATGGACGATCAGCGCGGACGTTATGTAGCGGCGGAGCAGGTAAGAGATGTAGCTGCAGCCGTGTTCCATGCGTGTCGTTCGGCATCCATTCAGCATCTAATTTATCAGATTGGACTAAGGCTATTGCGACGATTTGGACAGCTCAGTGAGGTTTCATTTGAATCCAACAATCGGACATGGGAAACGGTGCTGGAGGAAGTAAAAGAAGGAGAAGGCAAAGTATTCACCGAGGCCAGGCCTCCTTATGGGTTTCAGGGTTTCTCAATGACAAGGGATGATCTAGAGGCTGACCAGAGGGGCTCGAAGAGAGAAGGTGAGGCATGA
- the uraH gene encoding hydroxyisourate hydrolase: MMSVAGGRITTHVLDTSKGVPAAGVRVELFVLHRDGEKESKMKVAESLTNADGRLDAPLLEGGKLEQAVYELHFNVEGYYAQRSLEELGQALWTVVPIRFAVSDASSHYHIPLLIAPGGYSTYRGS, translated from the coding sequence ATGATGTCGGTAGCTGGAGGACGGATTACTACGCATGTGCTGGATACTTCCAAGGGCGTTCCGGCCGCAGGCGTGCGGGTTGAACTTTTTGTATTACACAGAGATGGCGAGAAGGAAAGCAAAATGAAAGTTGCTGAATCGTTGACCAATGCCGATGGGCGTCTGGATGCACCTTTGCTTGAAGGCGGGAAGCTTGAGCAAGCGGTCTACGAGCTTCATTTCAACGTTGAGGGATATTACGCACAGCGATCTCTTGAAGAATTAGGGCAGGCATTATGGACGGTTGTGCCGATCCGGTTTGCCGTATCCGATGCTTCAAGTCACTACCACATTCCTCTGTTGATTGCGCCTGGAGGTTACAGTACATACCGGGGAAGCTGA
- the allB gene encoding allantoinase AllB, with the protein MTRLDTIIRGARVVLRDSVEELDIGITGEQISALSSHLVGDEDTEIIEAIGLTVMPGAVDIHVHFNEPGLASWEGFKSGSASLAAGGITTYVDMPLNGVPPTIRPEAWESKMKAADGQSYVDYAFWGGLVPGNRGELAPLADMGAAGFKAFMSEPGGEGEDIFARADDDTLLNGMYEIAKLNRVLALHAEDETMVAELRARSIADGRIGPMDYVQSRPAEAEVQAVSRALRYGEQTGCALHFVHISTREALDLIAEAKRRGLDVTSETCPHYLTLTEEDVVRLGAVAKCAPPLRSMAEQNRLWDALGAGLIDVIASDHSPCPPSMKQSDNFFEIWGGISGAQSTLLLMLEEGHLQRNVALPLLGKVLSLQPARRLGLERKGEIAIGKDADLVLIDWEKSTTLNTDDLHYTHKQSPYVGRTFSSSIAEVFCRGTRVYSSKTGLSDEPVGRFIRANSSVPVGVEGTEGYYD; encoded by the coding sequence ATGACAAGATTAGATACGATCATCCGGGGGGCCCGGGTTGTGTTGAGAGATAGCGTGGAAGAACTGGATATTGGGATTACTGGTGAACAAATATCAGCTTTGTCCTCACACCTGGTGGGTGATGAAGATACTGAAATAATAGAAGCAATTGGCCTCACAGTGATGCCGGGGGCTGTGGACATTCATGTTCACTTTAATGAACCTGGACTCGCGAGCTGGGAGGGTTTCAAATCGGGATCCGCATCACTAGCTGCTGGTGGAATTACGACGTACGTTGATATGCCGCTTAATGGTGTCCCCCCAACGATAAGACCGGAGGCTTGGGAGTCGAAAATGAAAGCAGCCGACGGTCAATCCTATGTTGATTATGCGTTCTGGGGAGGACTTGTTCCCGGCAATCGGGGTGAGCTTGCGCCTTTGGCTGATATGGGGGCGGCGGGATTCAAGGCATTTATGTCCGAACCTGGCGGAGAAGGGGAAGACATCTTCGCCAGAGCGGATGACGATACACTTTTGAATGGCATGTACGAGATCGCAAAACTAAACCGTGTGCTGGCGCTTCATGCCGAAGACGAGACGATGGTTGCTGAACTGAGAGCCAGAAGTATTGCAGATGGACGAATTGGCCCGATGGATTACGTGCAATCTCGCCCAGCAGAAGCAGAGGTTCAGGCGGTGTCACGAGCACTGCGATATGGGGAGCAAACCGGATGTGCACTGCATTTTGTTCATATCAGTACACGGGAAGCGCTTGATCTGATTGCAGAGGCAAAACGGCGCGGGTTGGATGTAACTTCTGAAACATGTCCCCATTACCTGACTCTGACAGAGGAGGATGTTGTCCGGTTGGGAGCTGTAGCGAAGTGTGCGCCACCTTTGCGGAGTATGGCTGAGCAAAATCGGTTATGGGATGCGCTGGGAGCAGGTCTGATTGATGTTATCGCATCCGACCACTCACCCTGTCCGCCATCGATGAAACAATCTGATAATTTCTTTGAAATCTGGGGTGGCATCTCGGGTGCGCAAAGTACGCTGCTGCTCATGTTGGAGGAAGGACATCTTCAGCGAAATGTAGCCCTTCCGCTGCTCGGAAAAGTTCTGTCTCTGCAACCTGCCAGAAGACTTGGGTTGGAGAGAAAAGGTGAGATAGCCATCGGCAAGGATGCGGATCTGGTACTAATTGATTGGGAGAAGAGTACCACCTTAAATACGGATGATCTGCACTACACACATAAACAGAGTCCTTATGTGGGACGCACGTTTTCCTCTAGCATTGCAGAGGTGTTCTGCCGGGGCACACGAGTATACAGTTCAAAAACAGGATTGTCGGATGAACCTGTGGGACGATTTATCCGTGCTAACTCATCTGTTCCGGTTGGTGTTGAAGGAACGGAGGGGTATTATGACTGA
- a CDS encoding Zn-dependent hydrolase, protein MTDFEVHTPSGTERPTQALPQLEQVQLQGMLDWLSTYGADPQGGVTRLLYDQAWCKAQHALAAKMQENGLAPEFDQSGNLYGTLHGTGSGTGMEEAPIVTGSHIDTVVQGGKYDGAYGVVAGVLALEYLQKNFGAPKRTLQVVSLCEEEGSRFPFAYWGSRSITGVSVLEEVQHLKDQEGITFAQAIHDAGFGPDSSYRMASHTYGAFIELHIEQGQVLERLGHSIGIVSDIVGQKRFSITVGGEANHAGTTPMAWRKDALAGAAEMITAVRRIALEAGEPLVATVGRITADPGVGNVVASRAVFSLDIRHIRQESIDRCWHNMLQEFSRIAAEQQLGLNWEEHLSVTPIPMNEQITSDIRDICEVEQLSYMHLPSGAGHDSQIFQPACPTAMIFVPSQDGISHNPLEYTAEEDLMKGFRVLVQLLYKYGYGS, encoded by the coding sequence ATGACTGACTTTGAAGTACACACGCCTTCCGGTACGGAACGTCCCACCCAGGCTTTGCCGCAATTGGAGCAGGTGCAGCTGCAAGGCATGCTTGACTGGTTGTCTACATATGGCGCTGATCCCCAGGGAGGTGTGACACGTCTTTTGTACGACCAAGCATGGTGTAAGGCACAGCATGCGCTAGCGGCAAAAATGCAGGAGAACGGGTTGGCTCCTGAATTTGATCAATCGGGCAACCTGTATGGAACTCTGCACGGTACGGGTTCAGGAACAGGAATGGAAGAGGCGCCGATTGTTACGGGTTCCCATATCGATACCGTGGTACAAGGTGGGAAGTATGACGGTGCATATGGCGTAGTTGCAGGAGTGCTCGCGCTAGAGTATCTACAGAAAAATTTTGGGGCACCCAAACGAACGCTTCAAGTCGTGTCCCTATGCGAGGAAGAAGGTAGTCGATTCCCCTTCGCTTATTGGGGATCACGAAGTATAACGGGGGTAAGCGTGCTGGAAGAAGTTCAGCATTTGAAGGATCAAGAAGGCATTACCTTTGCACAGGCAATACATGATGCAGGCTTTGGACCAGATAGTAGCTATAGAATGGCTTCACACACATACGGTGCATTTATCGAACTTCATATCGAGCAAGGTCAGGTCCTTGAACGATTGGGCCATTCAATTGGTATTGTATCGGATATTGTAGGCCAGAAACGCTTTAGCATTACAGTAGGTGGCGAAGCCAATCATGCCGGAACTACACCGATGGCCTGGCGCAAGGATGCACTTGCAGGTGCAGCCGAGATGATTACAGCCGTAAGACGCATTGCGCTTGAAGCGGGAGAACCACTTGTAGCCACTGTGGGTCGAATAACAGCTGATCCGGGTGTGGGTAACGTCGTTGCATCCCGGGCCGTATTCTCGCTCGATATCCGGCATATCAGGCAAGAGAGCATTGATCGATGCTGGCACAATATGCTACAGGAATTTAGCAGAATCGCAGCCGAGCAACAGCTCGGACTGAACTGGGAGGAGCACTTGTCTGTCACACCTATTCCGATGAACGAACAGATTACGTCAGACATTCGTGATATTTGTGAAGTGGAGCAATTATCCTATATGCACTTGCCAAGCGGCGCAGGACATGATTCGCAGATCTTTCAGCCGGCTTGCCCTACAGCGATGATCTTTGTACCTAGCCAAGATGGCATTAGCCATAATCCCCTTGAATATACAGCTGAAGAGGACCTGATGAAAGGTTTCCGGGTTCTCGTTCAGCTACTCTATAAATACGGTTACGGGAGTTGA
- a CDS encoding pyridoxal-phosphate-dependent aminotransferase family protein has translation MSNYKELSPSLRTIMTPGPVEVDPRVLRALSFPILGQFDPEFTSLMNETMAMLRELYMTDNEWCYPVDGTSRSGIEAVLVSLIQPGDKVLVPIYGRFGHLLVEISERCGAEVIFFETEWGTVFDPEEVIKAIHAHKPSLVAMVHGETSTGQMQPLAEIGKACRELDILLVVDAVATIGGTPVETDAWYLDAVMGGTQKCLSVPSGMAPITYNSRVEKKLMSRKTVERGLRDATSARAEGRTIASNYFDLSQLQDYWSSARLNHHTEATSMLYGLHEGLRILLQEGLDARFQRHRINERALVAGIQGMGLKLYGEMSSKLPVVTCIEIPDGMDGESVRNMLLNDFSIEIASSFGPLKGKIWRIGTMGFSCQRKNILHVLGALEAVLLRHRHALPAGEAVQAALDVYAGKEGVLC, from the coding sequence ATGTCCAACTATAAAGAATTGTCCCCTTCCTTGCGGACGATCATGACACCGGGGCCAGTTGAAGTTGACCCAAGAGTTCTGAGGGCATTATCCTTCCCAATTTTGGGGCAGTTTGATCCGGAGTTCACTTCCCTGATGAATGAGACGATGGCTATGCTGCGTGAACTATACATGACAGATAATGAGTGGTGTTATCCGGTGGATGGCACATCCCGCTCAGGGATTGAAGCCGTGTTGGTCAGTCTGATTCAACCGGGGGACAAGGTGTTGGTCCCCATCTATGGACGCTTCGGACATCTGTTGGTTGAAATTTCGGAACGCTGTGGTGCTGAGGTTATCTTTTTTGAAACAGAATGGGGAACGGTATTTGATCCCGAAGAGGTAATCAAGGCGATCCATGCACATAAGCCGAGTTTGGTTGCGATGGTTCACGGCGAGACATCAACCGGGCAAATGCAGCCCCTCGCCGAGATTGGCAAAGCCTGTCGTGAACTCGATATTTTACTTGTCGTCGATGCAGTTGCCACAATCGGCGGTACACCTGTCGAGACGGATGCCTGGTATCTGGATGCGGTGATGGGTGGAACGCAGAAGTGTTTGTCCGTTCCATCCGGGATGGCGCCAATAACGTATAACAGCCGTGTGGAGAAGAAACTGATGAGCCGCAAAACCGTCGAACGAGGGCTCCGGGATGCAACAAGTGCTCGGGCTGAAGGGCGCACGATTGCCAGTAATTATTTTGACCTGAGCCAATTGCAGGACTACTGGAGCTCGGCACGGTTGAACCATCATACGGAGGCCACTTCGATGCTCTACGGTCTTCACGAAGGACTGCGAATTTTGCTTCAGGAAGGTCTGGATGCCCGTTTTCAGAGACATCGGATTAATGAACGAGCGTTGGTTGCGGGGATTCAGGGCATGGGGCTGAAACTGTATGGAGAGATGTCCAGTAAACTTCCAGTGGTCACCTGTATCGAAATACCCGATGGTATGGATGGTGAGTCGGTACGCAACATGCTTCTGAACGATTTCAGTATTGAGATTGCCAGCTCATTTGGACCACTGAAAGGCAAGATTTGGCGTATTGGTACGATGGGATTCAGCTGCCAGCGCAAAAATATACTTCATGTGCTGGGCGCACTGGAAGCTGTACTGTTGCGTCATCGTCACGCCTTGCCAGCAGGCGAGGCCGTGCAGGCAGCGCTGGATGTGTATGCCGGAAAGGAGGGCGTCTTATGTTGA